One region of gamma proteobacterium HIMB55 genomic DNA includes:
- a CDS encoding DNA-binding domain-containing protein, AraC-type (PFAM: Bacterial regulatory helix-turn-helix proteins, AraC family), protein MNPPYEGKELLVPSSYSRLVARVLGLHERQLPSLLRGTGLALEILEAGDESTISSDQQMQILQNGIDLSGTDEFGLLVGRSLQPAAHGPMGYLVLSSPDVMSAINAFVEFLPLRFPFSQVEVTHDEDQLVCTLSLLVEPEQAVKRLLHECFALMLQSVVASVLGRELAEATIEFAHREPNYSSTYNNYFSTSVFFGAPASRFRLSNRIARTANVSAHTDSYAKAHATCMALLTQLPTRGLSTSEQVRRILLMSPPGTVSADDTASALYVTKRTLQRRLDAENTSYREITETLLSELAAHHLLESSITVEALANLLGYHDSAGLRKAFNRWFGTSPQEYRQRYFGR, encoded by the coding sequence ATGAATCCACCATATGAAGGTAAGGAATTACTGGTTCCAAGCAGCTACTCGCGCCTGGTAGCACGTGTGCTCGGCCTGCACGAACGACAGCTACCAAGCCTTCTGAGAGGAACGGGGTTGGCTCTGGAGATTCTTGAAGCCGGCGATGAATCGACTATCTCTTCCGATCAGCAAATGCAGATTTTGCAAAATGGAATCGATCTGTCTGGAACTGATGAATTCGGATTACTGGTGGGCCGAAGCCTGCAGCCCGCCGCGCACGGGCCGATGGGCTATCTGGTGCTGAGCAGTCCCGACGTAATGAGTGCGATAAACGCCTTTGTCGAGTTCCTACCACTCCGCTTTCCTTTCTCTCAGGTCGAGGTAACTCATGATGAAGATCAACTTGTATGCACTCTGTCGCTGCTGGTAGAGCCGGAACAAGCGGTTAAACGCCTGCTGCATGAGTGTTTCGCCTTAATGCTCCAGTCGGTAGTCGCCTCAGTACTGGGTCGAGAACTTGCTGAAGCAACCATCGAGTTTGCGCACCGCGAGCCAAACTACAGTTCCACTTATAACAATTACTTCAGCACTTCAGTATTTTTTGGCGCACCTGCCAGCCGCTTTCGCCTATCGAACAGAATTGCGCGGACAGCAAACGTTTCTGCGCACACCGATTCCTACGCTAAAGCCCATGCGACTTGCATGGCTCTGCTTACGCAACTGCCAACTAGGGGCTTGTCGACCAGCGAACAAGTTCGCCGTATCCTTTTGATGAGCCCACCGGGTACTGTGTCAGCCGATGACACTGCCAGCGCACTATATGTTACGAAGCGAACGTTACAACGCCGGCTGGACGCAGAAAACACCAGCTACCGGGAGATCACAGAAACACTTCTTTCAGAATTGGCGGCACACCACCTTCTGGAGTCCTCAATAACGGTGGAGGCTCTGGCAAACCTATTGGGTTATCACGACTCCGCAGGTTTGCGTAAAGCTTTCAATCGTTGGTTTGGCACAAGCCCGCAAGAATACCGGCAGAGATATTTTGGACGGTAA